A genomic window from Silene latifolia isolate original U9 population chromosome 11, ASM4854445v1, whole genome shotgun sequence includes:
- the LOC141612705 gene encoding alpha-galactosidase-like: protein MVSKGLAALGYKYINIDDCWAEQNRDSQGFLVPKASRFPSGMKALADYVHSKGLKLGIYSDAGVQTCSKTMPGSLYHEDQDAKTFASWGIDYLKYDNCENKGISAKERYPVMSMALKNSGREIFFSLCEWGEEDPAMWARGVGNSWRTTTDIQDNWNRMVTIADENDRWHPAASPGGWNDPDMLEVGNGGMTTAEYRSHFSIWALAKAPLLIGCDLRSMDEVTLEILSNKDVISVNQDEVGIQGRKIKKNGDLEVWGGPLANTRVAIVFWNKGPSPATISVDLKDVYIPPTVSVDVRDLWTQRTLWPVRGELSAQVNPHDVKMFILTPTKATHP, encoded by the exons ATGGTGTCCAAAGGACTAGCAGCCCTAGGATACAAGTACATTAACATAG ATGATTGCTGGGCAGAACAAAACAGAGATTCTCAG GGATTTTTGGTTCCGAAAGCTTCAAGATTTCCATCAGGAATGAAAGCATTAGCAGATTATGTTCATAGCAAAGGACTTAAACTCGGAATTTACTCTGATGCAGG AGTTCAAACGTGCAGTAAGACCATGCCAGGATCACTTTACCATGAAGATCAGGATGCAAAGACCTTTGCTTCATGG GGTATTGATTACTTGAAGTATGACAACTGTGAAAACAAGGGTATAAGTGCAAAAGAAAG GTACCCTGTGatgagtatggccttaaagaacAGTGGCAGAGAAATATTCTTTTCGTTATGTGAATG GGGAGAAGAAGATCCAGCAATGTGGGCAAGAGGTGTTGGCAATAGTTGGAGAACAACAACTGATATTCAAGATAATTGGAATAG GATGGTAACGATAGCAGATGAAAATGACAGATGGCACCCAGCAGCTAGTCCGGGAGGATGGAACG ACCCAGACATGCTTGAAGTAGGCAATGGAGGAATGACAACGGCCGAGTATCGATCTCACTTTAGCATATGGGCATTAGCCAAG GCTccattgttgattggttgtgacTTGCGGTCAATGGATGAAGTAACTTTGGAAATACTAAGCAACAAGGATGTCATTTCCGTCAATCAAG ATGAAGTAGGAATTCAAGGAAGAAAGATTAAGAAAAACGGTGATCTTGAG GTGTGGGGTGGTCCATTAGCAAATACGAGGGTGGCGATTGTTTTCTGGAATAAAGGTCCTTCACCAGCGACTATTTCAGTTGATTTGAAGGATGTATACATACCACCAACAGTTAGCGTTGATGTTCGGGATTTATGGACG CAAAGAACCTTATGGCCAGTGCGAGGCGAACTTTCTGCTCAAGTGAATCCGCACGATGTTAAAATGTTCATCTTGACACCAACTAAGGCAACTCATCCCTAA